A stretch of Xenopus laevis strain J_2021 chromosome 8S, Xenopus_laevis_v10.1, whole genome shotgun sequence DNA encodes these proteins:
- the nacc2.S gene encoding nucleus accumbens-associated protein 2 translates to MSQMLHIEIPNFGNTVLGCLNEQRLMGLYCDVSIVVKGQSFKAHRAVLAASSLYFRDLFSGNSKSAFELPATVPPACFQQILSFCYTGKLTMAASEQLVVMYTAGFLQIQHIVERGTDLMFKVSSPHCDSQTTMIEDTSSEPQSPCNQTQPPSGPYVMSTSMPIPLLTRVKNESLEIQPIAVPNLPVKRPVETQNRDNGGSISTANQQKLSRLSYYGMSSLAALFPNVQQVQYSQGERTSPGASSIPTTDSPTSYHNEEDEEEDEAYDTMVEEHYGQIYMKSTSGYSGQEKADQIPVLENRSCVLIRRDLVALPASLISQIGYRCHPKLYSEGDPGEKLELVAGSGVYITRGQLMNCHLCAGVKHKVLLRRLLATFFDRNTLANSCGTGIRSSTSDPSRKPLDSRVLNAVKLYCQNFAPNFKESEMNVIAADMCTNARRVRKRWLPKIKSMLPDSVEMYRSVMGATTPSIPLESDFQPSPAQALEQRSYAERRSDTNTVMGLRTNTSNIDLTNGSNPMFEQSEEAEGATGSVIQEVGGTDPLVSDAQPSPALPFEEDTGSTSRPETPVRRQDTAYGGTL, encoded by the exons ATGTCCCAGATGTTACACATAGAAATTCCCAATTTTGGGAACACAGTATTGGGCTGTTTGAATGAGCAGCGGCTAATGGGGCTTTATTGTGACGTCTCCATCGTAGTGAAAGGACAATCGTTCAAGGCGCACCGCGCAGTGCTGGCAGCTAGCAGCTTGTACTTCAGAGACTTATTCAGTGGGAACAGCAAAAGTGCGTTCGAGCTTCCAGCCACCGTCCCTCCAGCATGCTTTCAGCAAATACTCTCATTTTGCTACACTGGGAAGCTCACAATGGCTGCAAGTGAACAGCTTGTGGTCATGTATACTGCGGGATTCCTCCAAATCCAGCACATTGTAGAGCGTGGCACAGACTTGATGTTCAAAGTGAGCTCGCCCCATTGTGACTCGCAAACAACCATGATTGAGGACACCAGTTCAGAGCCCCAAAGCCCCTGTAACCAAACACAACCCCCATCTGGACCTTATGTCATGTCAACTTCCATGCCCATCCCTCTTTTGACCCgagtgaaaaatgaaagtttagaAATACAACCCATTGCTGTGCCGAACTTGCCGGTCAAGAGGCCGGTGGAAACGCAAAACAGAGACAATGGAGGCTCCATTTCTACTGCTAATCAACAAAAGCTTTCCCGCTTGTCTTACTATGGTATGTCAAGCTTGGCAGCCCTCTTTCCCAATGTGCAACAAGTGCAGTATTCCCAGGGGGAACGTACAAGCCCTGGAGCAAGCAGTATTCCAACCACGGACAGCCCTACTTCTTACCACAATGAAGAGGATGAAGAAGAAGATGAGGCCTATGACACTATGGTGGAGGAACATTATGGACAGATATACATGAAATCCACAAGTGGCTATTCAG GGCAGGAAAAAGCAGACCAGATACCTGTGCTGGAAAACCGTTCCTGTGTCCTAATCCGTCGGGATTTGGTTGCGCTTCCTGCCAGCTTGATAAGCCAAATTGGATACCGCTGTCACCCGAAGCTGTATTCAGAGGGAGATCCCGGGGAAAAGCTGGAACTTGTGGCTG GTTCTGGGGTTTATATCACCCGCGGCCAGCTGATGAACTGTCACCTCTGCGCTGGAGTCAAGCACAAGGTCCTACTGCGGCGGCTACTTGCTACATTCTTTGATCG AAACACCCTTGCAAACAGTTGCGGTACAGGGATTCGATCATCAACGAGTGATCCCAGCCGGAAGCCTCTGGACAGTAGAGTCCTCAATGCTGTGAAAT TGTATTGCCAGAATTTTGCTCCAAATTTTAAGGAGAGCGAGATGAACGTCATCGCTGCAGACATGTGCACCAATGCACGTAGGGTGCGCAAACGCTGGCTTCCCAAGATCAAATCTATGTTGCCCGATAGTGTGGAGATGTACCGCTCCGTGATGGGTGCCACCACGCCTAGCATCCCGTTGGAGTCCGATTTCCAGCCGAGTCCAGCCCAAGCCCTCGAGCAGAGAAGCTATGCAGAGAGAAGGAGTGATACTAACACTGTAATGGGTTTGAGAACTAACACTTCAAACATTGACCTCACAAATGGGTCCAACCCTATGTTTGAACAGAGCGAAGAAGCCGAAGGCGCAACGGGATCCGTCATCCAAGAGGTAGGTGGCACAGATCCATTGGTATCTGATGCCCAGCCAAGCCCTGCGCTACCCTTCGAAGAAGACACTGGCTCCACCAGCAGACCAGAGACCCCGGTGCGAAGACAGGATACTGCTTACGGTGGAACTTTATAA